The DNA window CTGCTTGCCGAAAGAGCCCTGGAACACGCCAAAGATTCCCGCACATTGGTAGATGTCGCCTTTTATGAAAAAGAGCTGGAGATCATCGATAGACTGGATGGAGAACTCCACCTCCTAATGGAACAAGCCGAGCAACTTGCCGAAGCAAATCGTGAAGTAAAATAATCAACAGAAAGCCCCACCAAATTTTATGAAGTTGGTGGGGTTTTGCTTTGGATAGGTTCAACCATAAAAAGGTAGAATTAACACAACGAACGACAATTACTCAGCTACTTGCGTAAGCACCCAACGCCTCACTCACCTCTGGGTCTGGGTAGGTGTTTATTTCACAGGCATCGCTTGGGTAAACAAAATCGCTACTGAATGCACCAAAGGTAGTTTGTAGTAAAAGTAAGCGTCATCAAGTAAACCCAGCGGTAATTCAACTTAACTGCTGGGTTTGGTGCTTGCCTGGCATTACAAATAAAACCCTGACTCCTTTTCAATAAGTAGCGCATAAAAAATACAGATTTATGCTGTATATTTATGGTGTGCACGCAAAAACGGGCAGTAAATGATAAATAATGTGACAAAATGAAAAAAGACCAGTTAATGTTCAAACAGTTCGTTTTCTTTGATGATAACAATGAATTAAACGATACAGGGGTATTATTATATGTGGATGCGCTCAGGCTCAACCGGGAAAAAGAATTACCAGGCGAACTTACGACGCATATTCTTCATTCATCCAGCGACCGAAAAAGAGTTCTTGAGTATTATGAGTTTGTAAAGGACAACGATATTCGGGAATTGATGCCTCACCCATATTTTGACCATAGCATTAACTAACCCAGACAAAATCAAGGGGCTGGTTGATGATCCAGTCCAGCCTCTATCACAAACCAACGCTTGTTATCCATCCCCCAACTCTTCTTCAAAAAACATCTTCAGGCAACCTTGATGCTTGCCCACCTGTTCGGTGGCTGCGTGCCTCTGGTCAGCAATGCTTTGACTGATCACGATGCATTCATAGAACGGAAAAATTAAAAGTGAAGTTTTTTTTTGGGTTGATGAGGTGGTGGAGGTCTTTAGTCCAGGTAATAGTTTTTAAGGGGGGGTAGGTTTTATGCAGTAAATCCAGAAACAAACCCTCTGGTAAAGCTTCTTTTATCTAGCTTGTTTTTGTTGGCTTTTGAGGCTAGGTTTTCCAGTTTTTTGCCGCCCATGATGTATTCTTCTTTGATTGTATTAAATTTTTCAGGGGTCATTTTAGCTGCCTCTTTCATTCCTTGAATGAAAGCCTTTGTAAATACTTCCTGGCTTATTTTGTGGTTGGGATATTGGTGTTTATAAAAGCTTTCGGTTGCTTTAAAACTTTTTAATATCGTGGGGTTTAAATTCGTTGGTTTCATCTGTTGTTAATCTTGTTTGGGGGTTGTTTTAATTATTATGATACAAAGAACGACTAATTGTGTGCCCTTAGCAACTCACTGTGGCACAGGTAATTATGATGTAATACAACTTGCGAAAAGCGATATTTTGAGGCATTTTTTACACTAGGCAAAGTGCCATTTATGGGCGGGTTTGGGGCGATTTGCATAGGAGTAGTGCAATCAAGCAACTACCAGATGGGAGCTTTTGATCAAATCAGAAAAAAAACAGGGGCGTTTTGGGGCAAGCAGGGACATATTGGGGGAGAAACGGCAACTTTTTGGGCAAAAAGTACGCTTTTGCAACTAATCTTATTCACCTCGTTATCAGCGATTTAAGTGCTTGATAGTGGATGTATGTTTGTCGTACTTTGGTTCATAATTAAAGTTAAACGCATTACTAAATAAAACAGCCATGATTACAAACGAAGCATACTGGGTAATAATAGAAAGAAGAAATGAGTTAGCCATTGAACTAGCCCAGGTAAAAAAAGCACTTGAAGCTACCAAAGCCATTGAGCAAGTAGCGGTACAGGAAAAACAAGTGGAATTTTTAACCCTGATGATTGAGGAGTTGAGACAGCTCAACTATCGCATCGCAAAAGCGGAAGAAGTGGCTAAAAAAGAGGGGTAGGTTGGCAGTAAAACGAGGTTGGTCATACAGCCTCGTTTATATATTCAGAAAGCAATCAAAAAGTGTTATCTCTTATTTACATTTTTTTGTTACCCCTGCTTTACCGATCACACCAGTCAACGAAACCTGATATAGGGTTTCGTTTTTGCTCCTGCCCAAAGCAAGACTCCCCCGAAAAATCAGAACCTGGAAGCCGACTCATCGAGGGAGGCTCCCGGTTCCTTCCTTATTATTCAAATGCTGCTGCCCCTTTTTCAAAAAACAGTCTGATTTTCGGAGCCAGTTTTTTCTCCCAATCGAAGCTGCCATCCGTTAAGGTAAACAGGTGTTTAATTTCGATACCGTGCAGGGTATACAAGGCATAAATCATTTTATCTCCATAAGGTTCTGCCATCAGCTGAAGTTTTCCTTCATCGTATTCCGGCTCGTCAGTCAGAATAAAACCAAGTTCGTTTTTTCAGACAACACCACACCTTTAGTATGCCCCTGAAGCTTAGGACGTACTTCATCGTATTCCTTCACTTTTTGCATGTGGTTAAGGTCAGCAATTAGCCAGAGTAGTTCGTTGCTGCTAAGTTTATCCGCTTCGGTTAGTATTTTATCGTAACTCATCTTTAGGCTTGGTTTGTTGTTTTAAAATCATATTTCGGTGGTTTAACCCATCCAAAAAATATCCTTCCAGTAATCCCGGTTTACTTCGATGTTGTAGTTTCTGGTGCTGAGTGGTTCTATGTTTCGAACCACACTGATGGGTAACCAGGTGAAGCCAAGTTGTTCGTGGGTCACCTTCAGCAACCCTTCATGAATTTTGCCCATGTCAAGTATTACCTGGTGCTGTTCCAGGTTCCAGTCAAAAACGGTTCTTCCGGGTATTCGAAATCTTTTTCTTGTTTTCATTTTCTTGTTTTCTAATAATTTATATCACGAAGTACGACTAATTGTGTGTCCTTAGCAACTCACTGTGGTACAAGTGATTATGGCGTAATATTGTCTACGAAAAGCGATATTTTGAGGTGTTTTGTGTACTTCTAAAAGTGCCATTTGTGGGCGGTTTTGGGGCAGTTTAGATTACCATAATGCAATAGAGTAGCTATGCTATAGGCAAATGATAATAAATGATAAAAACAGTGCAGGTGTTTTGGGGCAGATCAGGACATATTGAGGGTGTTTTAGCTGGTTTTGGGGCAACAAGTACGTTTTTGAAACTAACCTTATTCGCCTCTTTATCAGTGATTTAATTGCTTGATAGTGGGCAGGGTATTGTCGTACTTTGGTTCATAATTAAAGTTAAACGTACTACTAAATAAAACGAGAATACATGGATCATATAACTATTCAAAACCGAAGCATTTCGCTTGATTTGTTCAATAAAATAATTGGACGACAGAAAATCTCACGGATTTTCCTGCCAATCATTGGTTGGGAACAAATTCAACATGAAAACAGAGAAAACATTCTACAAGTTCAGGAGGACTTGTTCGCTCAATTAAATGATCAGTTATCAATGCCCATTGAAGGAACCAACCTTTCCTTGATTATTAAACTGACCACTCTAAAGGTTCGGAAGTTTTGCCATATCCTGAGTCTCCTGGATATAAATTATATTGACTCTAAGGTATTCAAGGCTGTAGATCAATATAACTACCCAAGAAACCAGTATTGGTATAAAAATTATTCAACTGGTGCTTATGACTTGACTGACTCAGCGGAGAGCGTTAAAACTTATTTGATCAGCCATTACGGGAAAGCATTCTGGGAGAAAAAGCCTTGCATGGCAGTGATTGACTTTTCAATAGAAAGAGTGGATGCAATATAAGCCAACAAAAAAAGCCCCACTGATTTTACACGAAGTCAGTGGGGCATTGCTTTAGAGCAACCAAAAAAGATAAAAAAACGAACGGCCATTAGCAACCTGCCCGTAGTTTGCCCCAATAAACAACGCCCCACCTGTAGAGATAGGGCGAAGGCTTGGTTTTGTCTGATGCTATTTTAATTTTTTGAAAATGGTTACAGGCATTGTCTGGGTAAAGTAGGTAAGAACTCTTATTTCGCTTACCTGTTCAAAATCAATTACTTTCCATTTTTCTTCGCTGAGGCTGTAAAAGGTGAGCTGCTTGCCTTGGTGTTTTTCTTTACCAATTTGCTGTTGCTTTTTAGCTGGAATCAAATCAAGGTTTAAGGTGGCTTTTTCAATCTTTCCGTTGAGGGTAATTTGAACTGTTCCGCTGCTTAGTGCTACTATTGTTCTTTGTTTTATCTGATTCATCTTTTTTAATGTTTTTGTTTGCTTCTTTAATTATTATGATACAAAGAACGACTAATTGTGTGCCCTTAGCAACTCACTGTGGCACAAGTAATTATGATGTAATAGAGTTTGCAGAAAGTGATATTTTGAGGCGTTTTGTGTACTTCTAAAAGTGCCGTTTTTGGGCAGGTTTGGGGCGGTTTGCATAGGATTAGTGCAATGGTGAGCCTACGTGGTAGCTGTATTTGATCAAATCATAAAAAAACCAGGGGTGTTTTGGGGCAAGCAAGGACATATTGGGGGCAAAACGGCAGCTTTTGGGGCAAAAAGTACGCTTTTGAAACTAATCTTATTCACCTCGTTATCAAGGGATTAAGTGCTTGATAGTGGATGTATGTTTGTCGTACTTTGGTTTATAAATTAATTAATCAACAACAACAACCAAAACGCTTACTACAATGACCTTAACAACCATTGAAATCAACCCTACCAACTCCCTTACTAAGGAGGAGTTAACACAAGATTTAAGAAAAGGCATCGCACAGGTCGCCTACATCAAGTTAGATGGCACCTTAAACGTGCGGAAAGCAACTTTAAACTTTAGCCTGATCCCGGCCAAGGATCACCCAAACGGGGCAGAGTATAACCCACCCAAAGACCAAGGTTGGGTTAATTATTACGACCTCGACAAAGGAGAGTGGCGTAAACTGCACATCGACCGATTAAAAGAATTGAATGTTTTATTTGAGCTGAACCCGGTAAACGAAGAGTTTGAATACCACACCCTGCGCTTCAAAAAACTAAGCTATGAGGTAGTGAAACAACAGGCCACGGCTTACTTTAACCAACATAAAATACTGACTACCCTGCACCTAAAGAAAGCCCTGCGTGAAGCAGGTTATTGGGCAACTCAGGAAAAGGTAAGCGAGCTGATGCAGGAACTGGCAACCCTTGAGGCTGACTGGAACTTTAGCCTGCAAGAGGGCGAAATATTCAGGCTATATTATCAGGAGGAGGAACTGGAGTTTTAGACTCCAGTTTTTATTAGCGTATATTGCTGATTGTTGAATAAAATGGGGCAGTTTGCTAATATAGTGGTTTAGCACAACGACTAAATTATGCAAACTTCTTTTGAAGCATGGACTCACTCCTTAAAACAATGATGTGTGATGCTTTTACATTTGTCATCATACATTCTTCCTCTACAAAAATCATCTTTCCCAGAGGTTTGCCGCCTCCACCTTCTACCAATAAAGACCCAAGCTTAACTTTTTATTCCCAAATAGGGAATTTTATTCTCTAAATGGTTCTTTAACACTTGTTCTTATTAATTTAAATACTTAATAGTCAGTTGCTTATATTCTTTGTTTGATCTTTGCCAATTATCAAATCAACTACTTAATACAAAATTTGACGATTAATCATTCGCAATGAACACTACAGCAAACATTAAGGTGACCGATATTTATAGAAGCAACTACATCAGCGCTGATTTAATGGCTTCAGAAGGGATTTTCATTATTAAAAGCAAAGGACATTGTCCCAGAAAAGATTTCAAAGGTTTATTACAAGAAGTGGGGCAACATGCCAAAAAATACCAAGTGGGCAAGTGGTTTTTAGACTTACAACATTTTTCAGCAAGCCCCGAAGACATTGATTGGGTGGTCAATGAATGGATTCCTAAAATGACCAAAACCATAGGCTGCAAACACTACGTTGCCTTTACCTTTCCTGAAAACGTAATTTATCAATTTGGATTCTCACGCCGTTTGAATAAACTGTTCCCCAGTGGTTGCTTGCATATCATGCCTATTGCGGCCAAAGTTCATGCGGTGAAGTGGCTTCAGGAATGTGATCAATAGTATGTATTGCCTGATTTGCAATGTAACCAGATGCAATCCAGGGAGCTCTTCACTTTTGAGAAATATTGTCAATGTTAGATAATTTGATACACATCCCCCATTCAGGATTTTTTCTAACTTTTACCTTAAATAAATATTCAATTAGCTTGAACCCTGATCGATTATTTAATTGATAAACCTGCCGGATTTGTTGTTTCTGCCCTGCCCTGGAGGTTAGTAGGCTCAGATGTGAGTCAATTCGAACAAGAAAGTTTCCAGGTAGCCATACCTCCAATACCTACCCCTACTTAGTCAGATGGATGTTATTCCAAAAAAAGAACTCTCACCAACACTACAGCAGGCGTTGTTCAAGATATATTTCAATTCCTATATGGTGCGATTAATATGCGCGTGGCTGGGAGGTGGTCGTGTACTTCAAGGCCTAATTTCAATTCCTACATGGTACGATTAATATTGGTCACCAGAACGAGCGAGAATACGTTGTGCCAAAGATTTCAATTCCTAAGTGGTGCGATTAATATTTACTACTGTAGACGGAAAAGTTGTTCAAGCAAGCTATTTCAATTCCTATATGGTGCGATTAATATGGTGATGTGGCAGGGCTGTGCTCCGCTACAGACTCATTTCAATTCCTATATGGTGCGATTAATATGTTTGATGTCAAGGCAGTTTTGTATATACCTATACAATTTCAATTCCTATATGGTGCGATTAATATCCGGGGCGTTGCCGCTGCCCAATACTTGATACTGTATTTCAATTCCTATATGGTGCGATTAATATAATCGAGCCTGTCAGGTGACCCCTCCATTCGCTCTGATTTCAATTCCTATATGGTGCGATTAATATAGAAGCCGCAAATAACTCCAAGCATTATAGTAGTGGATTTCAATTCCTATATGGTGCGATTTGTATAAAACAATGAATGAAACCCCTCAAACCCCCTCGATATTTCAATTCCTATATGGTGCGATTAATATAAGGCACTTGCCCGCGAAAAATCAAACCTTGTCAAATTTCAATTCCTATATGGTGCGATTAATATGTTCAATTTGCAGGAGTGCGTGTTTGTACGGTAAACATAACATTTTTTTTAAAAAAACCTGTAACAGTGGGCAAAAATGTCGTCAGTCTCTAATCGTATCATTGAAGAGCGACGACACTTGGTGATGTGTTGTATTTTTTCTATAAAGCCACTTCTTAAAAAAAACCTTTTTTGTATGTCCCTATATCCAATCCCTTGGCAACAGTTAATTTTAAAAAGTTTTTACTTGATTAAAATGTTAAAAAAAACGGCAGTGTTATTTTTTTTTACCAAAAAAAGCGTACCTTTGCAACGCATAGCTGGTTAAAGGATCTTGGGGGATGGGTAGATGCTAATCTACTTTCCTTCAAGTTTTTTTGCTTTAGGGCAACTAACTGCTCACTCCTTGTCCTTTACCTTACCCTTAGCCCTTAAACCCCTCCATATCTTCAAATCTTTTACCTTATAAATAAAGCTGTTTTTAATTATAAAAACAAGCAGTAATAAACCGGTAAGTACTTGATATACAACAGCTTGTGTTTTATGTTTGTTCTGTAAATAATGGTACAATAAGAAACCCGTTACTCTCCCCTTCAAGCTTGAGTAACGGGTTTATAAAACAAATTGAAATGCAATCTATCAATTATTTCAACATTGAGCAAATATCTAACAAGCAGGAGCTGAAAATTGCCTACCGGACGTTGTGTAAACAACATCACCCTGACTTCCACCCTGGTATAGATGATACCCCGATTAAAATGATTAATGCCGAATATGAGGTACTTGCCCATTTGATGGAGACTGAAGGACGGTTTGAGCAATTCAAAAGAGGAGAAGAGCAGGGAGAAATTGATCAAATGTTTATGGACATGTATCTTAAGGTATGCCATCTTCCTCTTATTTTTGAACTGGTGGGGAACTGGATTTGGGTGACAGGTGATACCCGTGCCCATAAAGAAACGCTGAAAAAAGCAGGCTTTTTTTGGGCAAAGAAAAAGCAAGCCTGGTACTGGCGACATGCAAGTCAGAAATCCTGGTCATCAGGTAAAAGCTTAGGGCAAATCAAAATAAAGTATGGAGCAAGAAGAGTGTCAAATACTCCTTTGAGCCTTGACATAAATTAAACAACCTGCATGCAGGCTTGCGCCTGCTTGCTTCCTTATGTTTGCCAGCGTTTTGTTGTTGGCTGGTTTAACAGGCGCAACATTCACCCCCCCAACTGCTCTAAAAAAAGAGCTGCCCAATTTTAAATTACTAAAAATAAAAGTATGTTTGTAGTACATAGCTGATTGAAGAATCTTGGAGGATAGGTAGATGTTAATCTACTTTCCTTCAAGTTTTTTTTGCTTTAGGGAGAGGCAACTCAACTGGTGGTGTTTACTCCTTCTCTACTATTTTTACTTTATATTTCCCCGCCAACACATCGGTCAAAAAGGCTTCAAACACCTCTGCATTCCAACCCATTTTAAGTATTACCCCATTACCATCACCCCGGCTTACTATCTGAAAGTAAAGCAAGCGAAGCTGAGATAAAAACACCTGGGCAGTGGCGGCTGCTGAGTTCGGAAAAACTGTGTTGAGCTTGCCTTGCACGGGTATTTTCGCTTTGGTTTCGTAATAAGCAAACAAAATGTCCAGCGACAAACCCAGGGCTTCTATGATCTCCGGGCTTGTCTTGCCGTTAACAGTGAGCTCTTTTTTGAGTTTGGCTGCCACAAAAG is part of the Microscilla marina ATCC 23134 genome and encodes:
- a CDS encoding SH3 beta-barrel fold-containing protein; translated protein: MTLTTIEINPTNSLTKEELTQDLRKGIAQVAYIKLDGTLNVRKATLNFSLIPAKDHPNGAEYNPPKDQGWVNYYDLDKGEWRKLHIDRLKELNVLFELNPVNEEFEYHTLRFKKLSYEVVKQQATAYFNQHKILTTLHLKKALREAGYWATQEKVSELMQELATLEADWNFSLQEGEIFRLYYQEEELEF